GTGTTAGGCCACCTTGGTGAGAGGCTATGAGCGCCTATACCATGCAGGCTGcaagtaggtagcagagtaccctgccagcaggtagcgcttggcttaaataaggactattaataccctatcaaatgaaggaatctttctgaccaaaggcaattttaatagatgattctTAAAAagtgttttcctgagctctgcgccacatgcatgcattggtaatctcagataatGTATAACTCCTGTCTACTcatgtagaatctaggtccctgtgactcaCGTGGAGTAACATCACATGGGCGctaatttggcctttttcaaatgaagctaatattgaccattaaaattcgtctaaactaggatttctaaaaccaaataatttgtattaagtatacatattatgaatacactaatgttgggtaacaaatcacaatcaatgccttttgttttctttatcaaaggaaactaccctttctACTCCTTGTTAATGGAATTCAGAAAAGACATTTGATTGTGCAGATTGGTTTCAGGTAGTGGAAATTCTAAAGAAAACAAAACTAGATTGAAGGGTCAGACCAATCATTCATAATATCTATACCATCGGTGTTCATTTTACAACCGACCCTCAGATGCCACAAGTGAAGATAGCAATGGTCACGATTTTCCATTTTTACCCTCACTATTTAACATGTAAAAAGAGATATTCCAGCCAATAGATATAGAGCTTGATAGATGAGGAGAAACTGACCCAGTGCTAAATCTGACAGCTCTTTTCACACCATTCTTTTGGAATGTCTCTTGACTTCATTACAAAGTTGATAGCACTTAGTCAGCAATGAAAGCACGGATCACAGCTGATGGCTTTAACGACTATGAATTGAAATCCTCAAGAGTTCTCTTTCCATAAAAATCAGCTGCTAGATTGCTTTATAAAACTAATATCacttaaataaacaataaaatatcttGCAACAAAGGTGTTCATTCAAAAACACTTACCATCCCTCACATTCTCATCTTTTGGAAACTGTGCCCCAGGAATATACCCCGAGCTCTCCAGTGTCACTCTACTGGATTCTATCACCTTATGgataagaaaaattaagaaaagactAAGAGAAGGACTAATTATgaactcaaattaaaaaaaaaaaaacatttttcaccaaCATTATAGACTTTCTCAGCGATCATAATGACCATCTTATACTGCTTTTCATATTCTGGTAACTCCATTAAGCTCTTCACAGCAGCCAGTTGTTCCACCCTTCTCCTCCGGTATAGGCGTTGGACTGTAGTGACGTTATTAAGACAGTTGTTATCGATCGAAGTTTTAAAGATCAATTTTGAGTGGAATATAAGACGAAATACAATAAGCATAGGTATACCGTCATACAAGTGCATATGAAAGTGAGACTTTTTTGGTCGAGTGATGCAAAGTGACATAgcagataaataaaattttaagttaccATGCCCCTCTATTAAAATTCTATTAAGCCGAAGCGGTAGATGAAATAAAACTAAGATTTAAGCGAAATTTTACGTACATGAGACCTAGTGGTAGTGATAGTGTGGATTactgtgcaaaaaatatttattataggCCATTTTCCAATACTtaggaaaaaacaaaaacattattattaggAGAGCCCATGATTTTGGAAGTTATTTGGTGTACTACactcaacaaaaaagaagacacGAAGAATAAAAGGTATATCACAAAGTAATGTCTACCTATATGCCTACCCATGGATACAGCAGGTGAGGAAGGTAGTTGTGGTGTAAAACTTCCCTAATATTGAGGCACTGGCACCTTTGCTCAGGAacgaataagtttttaaaatgaacaataaaaaattagagTTCTTTAAAATGTAAGTATAATATTAATCTAAAGACCATTAAGTCAGTTAAAGGAACCACACGAACATATATGTACACACATTACATTCCTACCGTATTTGTGGGAATTCATACATCGCTATCCGTGAAATTCATTGACTATCACATTATACttaaaatttcacataaaaaataaacgttcAGGCTTACATATCGCTTGAGCTCGATCCGCTTCCGATGTAGCATTAACTTCATGCTCGTGTAGTTTATCCTCCGCAGAAGCCGAATACCAAACAGCCAGGGGGATAAACAAAGTGCAAAGCATTTTTCGCATTGGTATCATTTAACGTAAACAGCAAAGCACACACGGTTTATTCCGATAAACGCATAAGGGAATGCTTCACcgaaaacatgagaaaaaatacaaaattcatagCAATTCACCGATTAAAAATTTTGCCGGTTGAGAATTCCGGGTTCTATCGAGTTTAAGCTCATTTGTCCCGCAGACTGCCGCAGACTATGCATCTGTCTTCAATTGTCTTGTTGCCCACGTTTATTTAGTAACTCTCTTGTTTGTGGAGTGGGAATCTTTGCGCTGTTTGGTGTAGTTGTGTTCGTCAACCATAAAGTGATAAACTTGATAACGTTTATTCATAAGAGGGGTCTCTGGCCCATTTTCTCAAAATAGTGAAAaccataagaatttttaattaaattttttaacttcattagCCAACCCTCATGGTGTAacaaatttgggaaaaataaaaggTTACTTACAGTAAAGCAGAATCCATGGAAGGAAGCAATGACGCAAAGCTTGATGTGAGTCGCTGacagttttcatttaattacattGACATGCTCGAACTATTTGTACTTTAATACGTACAAATCTGATTTCAAAGGTATAATTTGTGTAATCCGCGGTCCGACGCTTTTTTGCATGTTTATTGATAGGTCTTCGATGATTTTGGAGATTCAGATTCCCTTCAAGGAGAAATAACTGTAAATACCCATGGATCAAGAAAGAATGATCAAAGTGATATTGAGTTTAATACTTTGGATGAACCCATCAAGGACACAGTGGTTTGTATCTTTATATTAATGGGCACACCCATTTAACTATCTTTGTGTATGTGTCAGTTGTCAGCTGTTGTCGAATTTATACTTCAATAATTACGGAAAATTTAGTCTATTAGTTTTCTGATTTAAAGTTTCCACTATACATAAGATTGGAATTAGTGCTTATATATTTCTCTCTCTACTGAAGCTCAGGGATTTGAAAGCTGTCGGGACGAAATTTTACCATGTTTTGTATCCCAAAGAAAAAAAGTCTCTTCTCAAAGAATGTGAGTACCAACTctttaatttatccatttttgTATATATTAAGGACTCATTTAAAACTTCAGCATAGGCTCTAATTAGCTTTGGATGGCAGTCAGTTCCTCCTTATGAGAAGAGGTTGTGGAGCCCAAATTAGTGGCGttgaatgaatatatttgtttCATCCGTTACGATATGGTCATTTGTGGCAACCTGGTGGGTGGAGCGATTGAATGCGTATCGAAGGGTCCCAGGTCCAAATCCTGAGTGAAGCCAGAAGGCTTTAAAgagaagtgcgaggtggccctgCTCCCCCCTCCTTCTCTGAATGTGTAGAAATcatacgcctgtggcttagttaaTGGTGAGCTCTACCCGCGCCTATCTAAACTAGCATTCAGATTGAATCACCAAGTGAAAGTTGAtgagataataattttcttgCCTTAAGCTGAACTAAATAGTCGTATGCCTGAATATATTCGTtactattatattattttgtttttatagttattacattttgtatttgttcaactttactctgttttgaattGCTCTGTTATCAGGTTAAAAGTGGTTGAAATAACCCTTATTCTTGTCTTAATCATAATTTCCAGAATTGTCATAGTCCAAGCAATAAACTTGATCctgttgaaggaattcttctcgggttttccaccggttgaggctttccatggccgacgtttcgaggctcgacttGATCCTGTTTATTCTACCTGTGGTTGTTTATGTAGGACTTAGGTTCTTGCCATTGACTGAATACTCTCATTAGTATCCCTCCTTATGTTGTTATGGCTGTCACATTAGGCATCATTGTTTTGAAAATCTTGCTCCAAACTCATTGCATTAGTGTAGAAGAATGGTGAATATTGTGAAGTGATAACAATTTCATATCACACACAAAGAAACCTCACCAGCAGTCTTAGGAATACACAATTGGGATCACCTATTGGACACTGACTAAGCACTTTACCTTGGGAGTGTACTGAATTTATGTACTTGAGTCCAGGTATTTTGGTACCAAGATAAGTACTTGTGTACTCAAACAAGTACTAAAGTACACTTCTATACTTCTTCTTCAGGATACTTGACTGCTCGGACAAATATATGAATACCGAGATGAGTAGACAAATTCCTACCAACCTGACATTTTGCATGAATAGAGGTAGACAATTCCTTTAATTGAGATGGCATATTCAAAAGTATTATCTACCTTTATATTATGTATTGCTAATCTGACCAGTTTCAATGCATTTGTGGCCTTTTCTGAGTAAATCTCTTATCTTCAACGTATTCCTTCCATGATAAACTTTGAACGTATTGTGGGGAAcacacaaaagaaatatttgtggaagagccctgaagaagctaggattcatcAAGCATGTTGATTTGAAAGAATTGGAAGATTTTcatatgaaaaagtaaaagagatgtgctatttcgcactcgtctagCCATGCCTTGAATATACAGCAAGCGTTTGGGATATGGTGGAGAAAGACATCCATGAATGTAATAAAATACGTAGGAAAACTGTGTGATTTGTCAAAACTGCTATGGGTATGCAAAATGCCTTACATAGATGTGAAGTGAATTAGGATGGCAGCCACTAGTGACTTGGAAGCTACATACTAGGCTTAGgctgcttgagcaattaagaatatctttcagagagacacAGGGAACATCCCATTAGAAACCTACGATATTTCCTGGTCTgactgaagcgataaattaaggcgGATATTTTGCAAACGTTTAGGTATAGGAATTTGTGTTTCCTGAACTAAAATGAATGCTAGTCAGAACTTCGTACATACATTTCCATTCTATACTTTAATGACTGGTGTCCTGACACTCCGTGCCACATGCCTATTTAGGCATGGGCATGGGCATTTTGGCCAGTTGGGTAGTAGGTAGATGTTGAATTCTCATCACTACCCATTGAACTTTCTCAGCCTCCCTAACCTCTCATGAAGTACCATGTTGGTGAtaggaaaatgatttttgattGAAATGAAAAGATCTATTTTTCAACAAACATCGAAATTTGAGCCAGAGgattgattaatcgaaaaaatcagccattctttaagaaaaaaatctgtacaAAACATGTGTAATATTCATTCTAAAAAACACTCATAATACACAATTTATAAGTTTAATGTATCTACTTTGAATTGATGCTTTAATTAAtagctgtaaaaatttacaaatgctcgcacattaaagttttggcaTCATTGCTTGGATCCATTCGGCTTCgctaaatattttatgatagatCAACTGAATGACATGCTTCATTGATGATTGAGGGCCTGTCCAATTTTACCATCCTTTGGGAAAAGTCTTTCATATGGGATGGATAATGTTATCTTAGGCCAGTGGTGATGGTGCAGAGAACAAGCAAAATGGTCAATATAGAAGTTTTGAGTTATTGgggcaaatatttttccaaaaaacattTTCTGCTTTCTGTGTCCATTATTAAGAGTTTCTGCTACTCAGAGGCTTTATTTCCAAAGGTTCCATGTTCTGCTGCCATGACCAAAAAAATGTTCGTTAATGGGAAGTGTCCATTAAGAGAGGTTTGACAGTATTCCTTGTTTTTCATTACCACCAAGTTCTCATATAAGCCACTTAGCggcatttttaaatgcaaatgggTGAGAGTTAATGACCTCTATGGCATAATTTAACACTtgtatttcaatgcattttttaagaCTCTTGAAAAActgtttcttttttatcattggttGACAAAAAATGCCACTTGTGCATACTTTAAGGTTTAAATGTATTAGCTGCCATGTTCACGTACAGTATATTTTCTCTTAATTAACTATGTATTCCTTGCAGTCCACCTGGTTGACTGATGCTTTTTGACTTTAAATAATGCTGCTCATTCAAATACTTGAGTTTAACCTTGCAAATGGGTCGGAGGACTTGATTGTAATGAAATATCTTACAGTGAAAACTATTGTGTGTGAATAATTCTTGATACAGCAAATTAAAACTCAATACATCAAGGTCATGGTTTCATACGTTACCTTGAATAATGTGAAGTAATGCAAGTCAATAGCTTATTGGGAAGAGTGTAGTGGAAAACTGATGGTGTGAAATCTCTATTTCTGGAATGTGGAATTATGTAACTGCTTGAGATGCTTTTTTAGGATTTCATGACACATACTCATATTTTTGcctaattatttcatcattgtgtaaacaagtttatttttattactcattaggcatttttcatttttcaggggACCTTTGGGGACCTCTCATTCTGTGTACATTCATGGCCATGTAAGTATATTTCCTATGCTGATAAGGAAATCTGTCAGTACTCTTTTCATAATGCTTTGAAAATAGTGCTACCAATTTTATCTTaacattagcattttttatttactacaAATTACAGGATTCTTCAAGGGTCAACTGCCACAGCAGAAAGCTCTAATGATGGTGGGCCTGAATTTGCAGAGGTGTTTGTTATTGTATGGGTGGGATCTGTTACTGTCACAGTCAATTCAAAGTTACTGGGTGGCAACATGTAAGTTTAAACTCtctcatttttttgctaatttttgtcCCATTGAATTCTTTTCTTCACATGATTGGAAATAAGGGAATCAAACTTGactgtgaaagagaataaatatattgATGGTTGGATGACAAAGAACTGATGAGCTGGCAATTATTTCTTGTCAAGTAAATGGTTATGGATAGTAGTCAGAGTCCTTCTGCACATACTCTGAATATTTTTGTGTGTTAATGGTAGTGGACTATCCATTTTTTATTGATGTCTTTCCCTAATTTTCTTTCAGATCCTTTTTCCAAAGTGTGTGTGTATTAGGATATTGCCTTTTGCCAACTGCTATCGCTCTGGTGATTTGTAAGATCATACTGCTTGCTAAACAAACAACCCTCCTATTTGCCATTAGGCTCATTGTCACCACACTAGGATTTGGTTGGGCGACTTACGGTGAGTTTTTCTCTTTattgtttctattttttatattggttTGGTTATTACTTCATTAATACTCCGTCTATGTTGGTTGTGTGGAAGAATTTAACAGCAATTTTTAACTATTTCAGCATCCATCAAGTTTTTGGGAGATAGTCAGCCACCAAAACGAAAAGCCCTAGCAGTGTatcctatttttctattttacttaGTGGTTTCATGGCTGATAATATCTCATTCCCATTCATGATAACTGCCAGAAGAATGTGTTGAACATGGACGGTTGAGTGTCTATTTCACCAAGTTTTAATTGGTTCTCAGACCAGAGAAGCTTCTTCGTAATTTATCCAGTTATGGcacttttttgtttcatttgcaCATAATTTACGACCATCCACAAGTGTGTTAGCCAAAAGTTTTTTATTGACTGGTATTCATTGTGTAACTATTGGAGGCAGTGTAAGTACATTATCCTCATGGATACATTGCTTATTAATGAGTTCATCATTCCATTATTCTCTAGCTAATGTAGTTACTGTCCACAAAATATACCAACCTGCTTTTACTAAGTGGTAGTCTGTTCGAGGATCAAAAAATTCATCTGCtttgatgtttaaaaaatgttatattagTGTGCTCTTATGctgcttaatttatttttatgacatgCATACAATTTgccacttatattttttatgtaattttttgtccttttcttAAATGAGACAATTATGGTCAATCTCAATCATTCTGAATATATAGCCTCTAATTgacttccataaaaatttaaattgataaaagtaaacATTTAAGGGCCACATAGTCTGGTACAAAGATGCTTTTGCATGAATGGTCCTATTTCAGTTTGTGTtggaataattttctttaaatgcaaGCCTGTTCTGTGTCTGTGATTCATAATACAAACAAACATCTGTATGTTGAAAATAATCAGCTAaggtaaaatgtaaaatgaagaTTTATTCAATATGTTGATTTCCAATTAGGCTTACCTTTGAAATCCATTTCTTCCACAATAAAATAAGTGTCTATAATTGGAGGAGAATTTTTCTGAAAGAGTAATTgaaattgtgcaaataaattattaacattagtgGGATTTGAAGAATTTTGGcattcaaactttttttacgtGTACAGATtaccatttttatgtttataaagaTCTCTGAAAAAGTTACTAATTTATGTGAAGAGTTGCAATTGTATTTAAACTTCTTGACatgtattgataaaaaataaatctcataTAAAAATTTAGTCATTCTTATCTATATATGTCGCACATGCATAACTTATTCATAAGAATTACAAAATACCAGGGTGCAAACAAGGTAATTTTGACCACTGTATGATGCTCATTCTCCACGCATGTTGAGTAATGGTGCTATGGATTGTGctctattgaaataaattcaaatgtttttggGCTCTTGTATACTACCCATTCAAATCTacatattcttttttaattccataaatatAAATAGGTATATGtaatttctcttcaatttttccAAGTAACTTCTTTCACAATTATTCCTGTTCATTATCCTATCTCTAGTTACTTTCAGGTGGCATTTCTATAATTTTCTTCCTGCTCCCTTTAAGTCTTTGTATCTCCAGTTAAAAGTCATTTTTGATGATAGGTAACTGTAGCTTGTCGATTATATTAATCTAATGGGGATAGGGGGACAAGATCAATGTgaggtaaagttaattatttttattgtgtgaaAGAATTGATTTGATTGtgtgaaagaaagagagagaaaaaattatcaagtttgATATTACTATACTTAATAGATTAATGGGAAATACTATGATGGCTCATAGGAATGGGAGGTTGACAGCTTCATTgcttaaaattttcctttcatctGTCTCAGATGGTCATCCATATTTGGCATCCACATTGAATTAGGTTAAAAACCTGACAGGGAAGATCGTCTTCAGATGTAGCCCAATTCCTTATTTAGAGCTATTTGGATGGCACTTCAAGTACAGACTCACATCTGAATAATAagatattatgagacatgattcTCGTGGCACATTTCTTGACAGGCAGGAACAGGGTGAACCAGATGCCATAATTCCTTCCGCCCATCCTTTACTTAATAATGCCAATGACGTCGTTTGCTTCCTAATACCAAACCATACTTTTGAACGAGAAATGTATAGAATTATCCATATGTAATGAAGTCTTTCTGGGGATGACATTCACAGGAAAATGTAACATCTCCATTATCCATATCAGCACTCTTAAGGTCAGAAGTAGCAAAACTAGTTTGGTCCTATGTACGCCCAACGCCAGTAGCTGTTTTTAGTCAACCTGATAGTGGCTGCCAATGTAACCTTATGTGAAAATGACAACACTTGCCAATGCTGGTGGCCAGATTTGGCCCAACATTGGCTGCTGGCTTACCTACAATGATAATTACTATCAGACAATAACACAATCATTTCCctctttttatctcattttgcATTGAGAAATGCATATTCTCAATTTGGCAGATAAAGATTAGCCATAAGGGTTATTCTCCAGTAAGTTATGCTGAATCTAACTCTTAAGActagaaatgaaaacatttttttgcgtgAGAATGGGAATATAAAACAACTTTCCTAAAGGGTACATCAAAGAATATGTTCATAGCACTGAATGGTGAAACTACCCACTTTACAAGATGTATATGTACTGTATTTGATGAGCAGATGATAAACTAATTCAATTTTGATAACCTTTTCTTTCAGGCTTCATAGAAACTGGATTAGTTTCTACTAGTTCAATCTATGACTGGTCTTGGGAATGCTTTTGGTATTCTACAGACACTTTTGATAGtctgaaaacattaatattaaataatacataattCTACTATGATAATTCTGAACAGTATAGATTAAGGAGACAAAAGGGTTTCTAAAATAGAGTCTGTTATTAATTTCTGCCAATCATCACCAATGCCATCATTCAATGCCGGCTGCTGAAGATGGTCCAATATTGTGAATGCAAATGTAGGTGGAAAAAGAGCTATGATTGGGCCAATACTGGCTGAGCACTGGTAATACCTGCCGCTTTTGCCAGTATTCAAGCTATGCCCTGATCAAGGCTCAGATTCAGTGCTACCTGGGGTACTGTAtgtaactaataaaaaaaaacaaattaagcaaTATTTGGTTTATTAGAGGGAAAAACTGGATATGTATTCAGGTAAACCAAACAATCCAGAATAAATGCTTTATATATCAACCTGACACAGGCTAATTGAACAGCATACAATTTAAAGCTCTCCATTCACATTTACATATCTCAGTTAACATTCTGAGTACAATagataatgacatttaaaataatataattaataaatgcaaTGCAGTTTCATTTACAGTACATATATATTTGCAGCATGATATTCTCGAAAATTTCTCAGTATTTCTAAAACTTGTTCAAGGGCTGTCTCTCACTGAAAgatttcaccatattttttcttaCCACTGTGAAAGATTTCAAGTGAAACATCTTAACATATCGACTAAGATCTGAAGttacaatgaaaatttagaaagtaCATTTAATCTTTTACATTATAACATGATTAgcttatttcataattaacttCAGAATAATGAATTCACAGGCATGATACAGAAAAATTAGGTACCCATATTTTTCATAGGAGAACTATACATTTACACCACAAATTCACAGTATGAGAATAATGAATGGTTTTAGAActgcaaaattaaatatatat
The DNA window shown above is from Ischnura elegans chromosome 4, ioIscEleg1.1, whole genome shotgun sequence and carries:
- the LOC124157154 gene encoding protein YIPF6, with protein sequence MEGSNDAKLDVFDDFGDSDSLQGEITVNTHGSRKNDQSDIEFNTLDEPIKDTVLRDLKAVGTKFYHVLYPKEKKSLLKEWDLWGPLILCTFMAMILQGSTATAESSNDGGPEFAEVFVIVWVGSVTVTVNSKLLGGNISFFQSVCVLGYCLLPTAIALVICKIILLAKQTTLLFAIRLIVTTLGFGWATYASIKFLGDSQPPKRKALAVYPIFLFYLVVSWLIISHSHS